One Acetobacterium sp. KB-1 DNA segment encodes these proteins:
- a CDS encoding radical SAM/SPASM domain-containing protein — MRSQFLRRVTEVVIISKESVLIVLWTTGRCNLACEYCYAGLTHLKADMDFETAAQTLDLFSDHYMKIQFAGGEPLLNYPLICQVVSYVKEKNYNASFQMQTNGICITPEIAVGLKKMRIALGVSLDGPPEVNEFTRGRTRDVIAGIGCLANEGIKINLNSVVTSHSITQLPKLVSFAYYLGNVGGIGLDLLRDAGRARDQRAIIKKATPEQIKTALTKMVETAEELYRLTGKKIVIREVHEAKQRLKMTSCNKEYCYASCGRSYVVLPCGDVYPCGSLIENPKYFMGNVVKARPLKNVVIVKAESQGCKTCDYYSICPGGCPSRLILNDEKKQDTSLDCVLKKAAFELARQ, encoded by the coding sequence GTGAGATCACAATTTTTAAGACGTGTAACGGAGGTGGTTATTATTTCAAAAGAAAGTGTGCTAATTGTCCTTTGGACTACCGGTCGCTGTAATCTGGCCTGCGAATACTGTTATGCCGGTTTAACCCATCTAAAAGCGGATATGGATTTTGAGACCGCGGCTCAGACGCTGGATCTGTTTTCCGATCATTATATGAAAATTCAGTTCGCCGGGGGAGAACCGCTGCTGAACTACCCTTTAATCTGTCAAGTGGTTTCTTATGTGAAGGAAAAAAATTACAATGCCAGCTTTCAGATGCAGACCAACGGCATCTGCATTACCCCGGAGATTGCCGTGGGCCTGAAAAAAATGAGGATTGCCTTAGGGGTCAGTCTTGATGGTCCCCCGGAGGTGAATGAGTTTACCCGGGGAAGGACAAGAGACGTGATTGCCGGGATTGGGTGTCTGGCTAATGAAGGAATCAAAATCAATCTCAACAGCGTGGTGACCAGTCACAGCATCACACAGCTTCCCAAGCTGGTCAGTTTCGCCTATTATTTGGGTAATGTAGGCGGGATTGGCCTTGATTTATTGCGGGATGCAGGGCGCGCCAGAGACCAGCGGGCGATCATCAAAAAAGCCACCCCAGAGCAAATCAAGACAGCGTTGACGAAAATGGTTGAGACTGCTGAGGAATTATATCGGCTGACTGGTAAAAAAATTGTGATCCGTGAGGTTCATGAAGCGAAGCAGCGGTTGAAAATGACCTCGTGCAACAAGGAATACTGTTATGCATCCTGCGGTAGATCCTATGTCGTGCTGCCTTGTGGCGATGTTTACCCTTGCGGATCACTAATTGAAAATCCGAAATATTTTATGGGGAATGTGGTAAAAGCGCGCCCCTTAAAAAACGTTGTCATTGTAAAGGCAGAATCGCAAGGCTGTAAAACATGTGACTATTATAGCATCTGTCCCGGGGGCTGTCCCTCGCGCCTGATCTTAAATGATGAAAAAAAACAGGACACCTCGCTGGACTGCGTGTTAAAAAAGGCCGCCTTTGAGCTGGCCAGACAATAA